A genomic stretch from Setaria italica strain Yugu1 chromosome VII, Setaria_italica_v2.0, whole genome shotgun sequence includes:
- the LOC101785989 gene encoding nudC domain-containing protein 2, producing MAEKLAPEKRHAFVHNGQKVFEWDQTLEEVNMYIELPKGVPTKLFRCTIQAGHVEVGIRGNPPYLNHDLTYPVKTDTSFWTIVDGEMHITLQKREKGKTWSSPIQGQGILDPYVADQEQKRLMLQRFQEENPGFDFSQAQFSGTCPDPRTFMGGIRSE from the exons ATGGCGGAGAAGCTGGCCCCCGAGAAGCGCCACGCCTTCGTGCACAACG GGCAGAAGGTGTTCGAGTGGGACCAGACGCTGGAGGAGGTGAACATGTACATCGAGCTCCCCAAGGGCGTGCCCACCAAGCTCTTCCGCTGCACCATCCAGGCGGGCCACGTCGAGGTCGGCATCCGCGGCAACCCGCCATACCTCAAC CACGACCTGACTTACCCCGTGAAGACGGACACGTCTTTCTGGACAATAG TGGATGGTGAGATGCATATCACCCtgcaaaaaagagagaaggggaagacATGGTCATCTCCCATACAAGGGCAAGGTATCTTGGATCCATATGTGGCAGATCAAGAGCAAAAACGGCTTATGCTGCAAAGGTTTCAAGAAGAG AACCCGGGGTTTGATTTTTCACAGGCTCAGTTCAGTGGAACCTGCCCTGACCCAAGGACCTTCATGGGAGGAATTCGCTCCGAGTGA
- the LOC101785587 gene encoding WD repeat and HMG-box DNA-binding protein 1 — translation MKGRAVKLREAHKSGSPALCSAVWGPGGQHVVTASAADTAVLIHDAAALLAGGRSSGSAPLSTIRLHKDGVTALAVAPGPGGSLASGSIDHSVKFYTFPEGAFQSNVARFTLPIRSLSFNKKGTLLAAAGDDDGIKLIATIDNTISKVLKGHKGSITGLAFDPRNDYLASVDSFGTVIYWDLCIGGEARTLTRVAPTFRSDNSVRNVLCWSPDGQTLAVPGLRNNVVLYDRDTGEEVSTLKGDHEQPVCSLCWSPNGRYLASAGLDRQVLIWDVKSRQDIERQKFDERICSLAWKPDGNSLLLIDVMGRVGIWESVIPSTMKSPTEGIPDLNSTKVPLFDDDDNEDDDEKPCTSGGLEDDIDESLCDSTPFSHKRLKRKSTFDGDSEDEDLIHQLESSKRLKDKHKDKKEDAGKARGDSATSGRLVTARMQAAFQPGSTPPQPGMRNFLAYNMLGSITTIENEGHSHVEVDFHDTGRGPRVPSMTDYFGFTMAAMNESGSVFANPCKGDKNMSTLMYRPFGSWAGNSEWSMRFEGEEVKAVALGAGWVAAVTSLNFLRIFTEGGLQMHILSVSGPVVTAAGHGDQLAIVSHASDCLPSGDQVLDVRVFNISERAQSLSGRLLLTPSSQLSWFGFSDNGQLSSYDSKGILRVFSSQFGGSWLPVFSSVKARKSEDESHWVVGLDANNIFCILCKYPQSYPQVMPKPVLTILELSFPIASSDLGANSLENEFMMRKLYLSQIQNKMDEMAALGLDAAAYDDEAFNMEAALDRCILRLISSCCSGDKLVRATELAKLLILEKSMKGALTLVTRLKLPMLQEKFSSILEERMLNGKKIAGAVGFSSNATITRNAPVLTSHAALPSKFVQNGKKLMESSLPIPNPSNQESSLIEPKKPKGEQVRGITGSALKVSPPFTPLTKVPKNSETKRDSNGASVDRNKKGGMDQTGSKKMSTEDCNRTEPQRPVNPFAKSSSSKEQSPSLLDSIKKMNVETEKVEKPNSKKVKV, via the exons ATGAAAGGGCGCGCGGTGAAGCTCCGTGAAGCGCACAAGTCGGGCTCGCCGGCTCTCTGCTCCGCCGTGTGGGGCCCCGGCGGGCAACATGTCGTCACCGCGTCCGCCGCCGACACCGCCGTCCTGATCCACGACGCCGCCGCTTTGCTCGCTGGTGGCCGGAGCTCTGGTTCGGCGCCGTTGTCCACGATCCGGCTCCACAAGGACGGCGTCACGGCGCTCGCAGTCGCGCCGGGCCCCGGAGGCTCGCTGGCGTCCGGATCCATCGATCACTCCGTCAAGTTCTACACATTCCCAG AGGGGGCATTCCAGAGCAATGTCGCCCGATTCACCCTTCCGATCCGGTCACTTTCCTTCAACAAGAAGGGAACCCTGCTGGCGGCCgcaggcgacgacgatggcATCAAGCTGATTGCGACCATCGACAACACCATCTCCAAGGTGCTCAAGGGCCACAAGGGCTCCATCACTGGGCTGGCTTTCGACCCCAGGAACGATTACCTGGCTTCCGTCGACAGCTTTGGCACTGTCATCTATTGGGATCTTTGCATCGGCGGTGAGGCCCGTACCTTAACCCGCGTTGCTCCCACATTCCGTTCGGATAACTCGGTCAGGAATGTCCTGTGTTGGAGCCCTGATGGGCAGACCCTTGCTGTTCCCGGGTTGAGGAACAATGTGGTGCTGTATGATAGGGACACAGGCGAGGAGGTGTCCACGCTGAAAGGAGATCATGAGCAGCCAGTGTGCAGCTTGTGCTGGTCTCCGAATGGGAGATACCTGGCCAGTGCTGGCCTGGATAGGCAGGTGCTCATCTGGGATGTGAAGTCAAGGCAGGACATTGAGAGACAGAAGTTTGATGAGAGGATATGCAGCTTGGCTTGGAAACCGGATGGAAATTCTTTACTTCTGATTGATGTCATGGGCAGGGTTGGCATTTGGGAATCAGTCATACCTTCAACTATGAAGTCACCTACCGAGGGTATACCAGACCTCAACTCCACTAAGGTTCCTTTGTTTGATGACGACGacaatgaagatgatgatgagaagCCGTGTACCTCTGGTGGCTTGGAGGATGATATTGATGAAAGTCTTTGTGATTCAACTCCTTTCAGCCACAAGAGGCTGAAGAGGAAGTCCACATTTGATGGAGATAGTGAAGATGAGGATTTGATTCATCAATTGGAATCATCCAAAAGATTGAAAGATAAGcataaagataaaaaggagGATGCTGGGAAGGCAAGAGGTGATTCTGCAACTTCAGGGAGGCTGGTTACTGCAAGAATGCAAGCTGCTTTCCAGCCTGGATCAACACCGCCTCAGCCTGGTATGCGAAATTTCCTTGCCTACAACATGCTTGGAAGCATTACTACTATTGAAAATGAGGGGCATTCACACGTAGAG GTTGACTTTCATGACACTGGAAGAGGCCCTAGAGTTCCTTCGATGACGGACTATTTTGGTTTCACAATGGCTGCAATGAACGAATCAGGAAGTGTGTTTGCAAATCCATGCAAAGGTGACAAGAATATGAGCACTCTAATGTACCGCCCTTTCGGTAGCTGGGCTGGTAACAGTGAG TGGTCAATGAGATTTGAGGGGGAAGAAGTGAAGGCTGTGGCTCTTGGTGCTGGATGGGTTGCTGCAGTCACAAGCTTAAATTTTTTGCGCATTTTCACGGAAGGAGGCTTGCAG ATGCATATCCTCTCAGTTAGTGGCCCAGTTGTTACAGCAGCAGGGCATGGGGATCAGCTAGCTATTGTATCTCATGCTTCCGATTGTCTGCCCTCAGGAGATCAG GTACTGGATGTTAGGGTATTCAACATATCTGAAAGAGCACAATCATTGTCTGGCCGCCTTCTTTTGACTCCATCGTCCCAATTATCCTGGTTTGGATTCAGTGATAATGGCCAACTTAGTTCATATGATTCCAAG GGAATACTAAGGGTCTTTTCCAGTCAGTTTGGCGGAAGTTGGCTTCCAGTATTTAG TTCGGTCAAGGCAAGAAAATCCGAAGATGAAAGCCATTGGGTGGTAGGTCTGGATGCTAATAATATATTCTGCATTCTATGCAAATACCCACAGTCTTATCCACAG GTGATGCCCAAGCCTGTGTTAACCATACTCGAGCTGTCATTTCCCATCGCTTCATCTGACCTTGGTGCTAACAGTTTGGAAAATGAGTTCATGATGAGGAAGCTATATCTGTCACAG ATTCAAAACAAGATGGATGAAATGGCTGCATTGGGTCTGGACGCAGCTGCATATGACGATGAAGCATTCAACATGGAGGCAGCACTTGACCGGTGCATTTTGAGGCTCATCTCTAGCTGCTGCAGTG GTGATAAGCTGGTTCGAGCTACTGAGCTTGCAAAATTATTGATACTAGAGAAGTCAATGAAGGGAGCACTAACATTAGTGACACGCTTGAAACTTCCAATGTTGCAAGAGAAGTTCAGCTCCATACTTGAG GAGAGGATGTTAAATGGTAAAAAAATAGCTGGAGCAGTAGGTTTTTCCTCCAATGCTACAATCACAAGGAACGCACCAGTGTTGACCTCTCATGCAGCTCTACCTTCTAAGTttgtgcaaaatggaaaaaaattgatGGAATCTTCATTACCTATACCGAATCCTAGCAATCAAGAAAGCAGTTTAATTGAACCAAAGAAGCCAAAAGGAGAACAAGTGAGAGGAATTACTGGAAGCGCTTTAAAAGTTTCACCTCCCTTTACTCCATTGACCAAAgtacccaaaaatagtgaaacaaaGAGAGACAGCAATGGAGCATCAGTCGATCGGAATAAAAAAGGAGGCATGGATCAGACTGGCTCAAAAAAGATGAGCACTGAAGACTGCAATCGAACAGAGCCTCAGCGACCAGTTAACCCTTTCGCAAAATCATCATCCAGCAAAGAGCAGTCACCATCCCTATTGGATTCCATAAAAAAGATGAATGTTGAAACTGAAAAGGTTGAGAAACCTAATAGCAAGAAGGTGAAAGTGTAA